Genomic window (Oryzias latipes chromosome 17, ASM223467v1):
GTTTGTCTTCTAAAGTCCCCctattttgtcttttgtgtaATCCTTACTGTGGTTGAACAAAGAGCGCaactcagaaaaaaatagaacaaaagtcTGGCTTTGGTACGGTGTTCACTTTATTATTTTAGAGGAACATTtcaaattaagaataaaagcTCTGTCACTCCTCTTCCACCTATAGCAGAGGACATGAAAACGGTTCAGGAATGAGGGAACAGACCGCAGACGTGTCAGGAGGGGGTCACGCATCCTTCTCGGGTCTGCGTCCAAATCGGGCCGAGTGCGGGTGCTTGAGCCTCACAGTCGCACAAACATTTGTGCTGTTGTTGGTCTTCATGTCAGCCCCCCGACCCATTCCTTAGCTttgaccaaaacacaatttgcaaAAGAATCGAAGagaagcaaaataaagaaatgaaatacaAAACGAGAATTGAAGCAGGTATAAGAAAGCCTGAAAGATAATTTGCTATATTCCTAGGTGGTGCTGGTATGTACAGCATGGAGCTGCAGACGTATACAGGGGGAAATCATAGTACAGCTGGAGGGAGTGCTTCTGGAAATGAGGTTCTACAGCCAGCTTAAATAGTGTCTGTTCTCTAACATACACAGCCTAGAGCAGCTGTAAGTTCCTGGAGTGATGGCTTtacttcataaataaaatgctgCTACAGTAATTATTCtcatttatcataaaaaaagcatcaaagtcATAAGGCAGTGAAAGCAACCGGTTTGCTTGCTGTGAATTGGATTGGGCGTGCAGAGGGGCTGAGAACGCCGTGGGAAATCGGAGGCAGCGTTGCGTCCGTCTCATGCAGAATGcattgctttgtttgtttggagGGGATGTTTGCGACTAGCAGCGAGCTGCGGCGTTCAGAGAGTAGGAGCCTCTGAAGTCCTCCTCGCGTCCTGACGGAACATATGGAGCTGTGGGTTCATGGAGGTTGAGGAGAAAAGAGCCCTCACTGTTATTCCTGAGGAGCACAAGAGGTCAAAGTTAAAGCATTGTGGACTCACCAGAGACCTTTTCAGCACCCAAAACGAGAGGTCCCAGCCGTTAAAGCCACACAAAGCTACCAGGGtgcacaccacacacacacatgcacgctgcTTAGGCATCGGGCATATCAGATCTTATAAACTCGCCAAACTAACATTCCCGCTTTGTGCTCGTTCCACTAAAGGTAGAATAGATTTGTCCTCTTATTTTCCAAcattcaaatgaacaaaaagtggACCGAAGTGATGAGATCAAACCAAAAACGGAGAAGTATTTGAAGAAACCAGCAGGCCGAGTCaagacagaaagaaacaaagatGCTGCCAGCAGaagctcctctgctgctgctgtgctgcatgcTCACTCACACCAGTGACCGGGTGTCTGTCTCTGGAGAGCTGCTGGGTTATGAAAACATGCAGGGATCCGTTGAAGGCAGACAGATCTGAGGCTTCAGTGAGGAACACAGCCAGAAAGATGGTTGTGGTTGTCTTTGGACTGACCCCGGCCGGGATGAGCAAATGACGTGCACACATGCAGGACAGGCTTCGGGTGGAGCgatgactgtatatgagaactggactgagtgaccctccCCCTGTTAAAGCCAGCCTGCTGGCTGCTTCTGATGACTGGGAGAGTCCGGTTGAGGAAGGTCCTGGTGGGGAGCTTACCAGGGATGGAGCGGAGTGCAGGGCCTTGGTGGTTGCTGAAGATAAGCTCATCACCCTCGCCTTTCCAGAGGGGCAGGATATCCCCTCTAGTCCAGTCAGTGGGAAGCCTATCCGACTCCCCCACACCTCATTAAAGATGTGGGTTAGTCGCTCTGTCATGCCGTCCCCACCCCACGTCAACATGTCAGCGGTTATGGCACAGATACCGGGAGCTTTCCCGTTCTTGAGATGCCTCTGCCTGCTTGGGGTGTAATCGGATCTGTTCTACAGACAGCACTGTTTGCCGCCTCCGGACCGATGGAGCTGTTGCGATCCGGATCACTGTGCCGGCTGGCGGCCAGGCAGAGACCCGCTGCGGGACGGGGAGCCAGTCTGCTCGGGCCTCCAGAactttacaatgtttttcttattttcacgGAGGCAATAATTAAACAGGCCCCCCAATTTTATTCTCGTTTTTATTTATCCCCAtctggttaatgcgggacagcaagccttcCAACTGGGTCAGAGAGAACACATTTGGGATTTTAACTTTAAGTATAaatacaaatcaaatcaaactttatttataaaaaacaaacaacaaaatccagccttggatgCGTGcagcaatgcagcaatgtgcccTCTTCTCTCCTGCTGCACCTGAGCTTCTTCACACTGGACGGGAGCTTGTGGAAAGCTGATGCGCTGCTTTTTTTatatgtcaaaaactcaaaaaaaattgCTATCAGAGCGGGAgtttaaacactttttaagCCTTTATTTTCAAATCCAAGCCTTTTAGGTCTTTTTAAGACAGAAGAACCatttcttgctctgatacctttttaataatcctcattttttattGAGACGTCTGTATTGCAGAACAGTGGCGATCGAACTGACCTTCCTTTTTCTGGATtcatgggtgacgtcacactcgctcagtccagttctcttatacagacAATGGGGTGGTTTAACAATGAAAGTCTAAAACCTTCCATTTAGAGTGTCATCTCTAGTGTCTTATTGCTCGTTGCGAGTCTCTTAAGCAAAACCGTGatatgaaaaacacaaaggagACATTTATTAAAGGATGTGGTCTCCACGCGAACCCCAACCAGCCGGGCTGCAGAAACAAAGCAGAGCAGTCTCCAACGGTGAGTCACGTGCACACAGCCCTGCTCATCCCCGGCCCTGCACCCTGCCAGCACATCAATGGGTTAAGAGCCTCACAGCTGAAAGGTGAATCTGACTCGACTGCTCATCAAGCGCCTCCCATCCACTCAAaaatacttaaagaaaaaagacaagttcCTTCATGCAGGCCACATCTAATAAAATCCCCACAAACCCTGAGGAGGAACAAGCTGGATTGGAGGAGGCACTGAAACCACTGCTGACCCTTTTCTCCGATTTTAAATCAACTGATCGTTATGTTACGGCCTTTGTGTAAAACAACTGATCTAATTCATGCAAAATATGATTAGATAATCTTACTTATTCACAAGAAGAAGGAAGATTTAGCTAACCAAGTGTGTTTTTAGAATACAAGACTACTTTACTTTGCTTTGggcagtttctttaaatcctaAATGTCTCGTGGAACTCCAGTTAAAACAGACCAAGGCTGTCTGGATAAACAGGAGATCAGGTTTCAGAGCACACAGGTGAGCCTGCAGGAGCTCTGGGAAGCAGAAGCCGGTTCAGCCAGAATTTGATCTCAGCCCCTGCAGTTCCTTTTCTTGGGCCAAAACGACACAAAAGGCCGGCAAGCATTTAGCGGACAATTCTGACGTTACACACAAAAGAACATCACTGACAAAAACAAtggttaaacaaagaaaaatcggTTTCCTTCAGACAACAGTTTTAGTGCCTCAGCATAAAGATTCCACCTCAGTCCACCGGGGGCAGTGTTGCAGCTATAAAAAGGGACTTCAGACACCTGCAAGAGAATTAGTGTGAAGCTTCAGAAACCTCATTATCCAAGCCAGTGAGCTTTCCCTGAAGGGGGGGGAAATGGAGGGACAACAGCATGATGCAAAGGGGTGAGTGATCCTAAAGCAGGGGAGTCGACACAGAAGCAGCCGCATGCCAAAGCTCAGTCCGAGCAAACAGAGAGCAGGCCCATCTAAAGTCTACAGGGCGGGGACTGGGGGACTTGTCATCTTACCTGTGTCAGTCCTCCCCCTCTGGTGTGATCTCTGTCTCTTTATGTACCACTACTTTGGTCACTGACATATCAGGATGCTGTTCTTTAGCCTCCTTTATTGCCTGAGCCAGGGCCTAAATGCAGGAGTGCAATTCCAGGAGGGATCACCAGGGGGAGACAGAGAACGGGGAAGGGCAGGGAGGGAGCAGGGAGGTTGGATTGTAAGTCAGTGTGTCAAAGGAGAAGTCACCTTTTAGTCACATTTGTCACAGTTCCAGTATTAAAGCGGCGTTATGAGTTAATAATGTGAAGTGCATCTACAGGCACTGCCAAGTCATGTCAACGACATTCATAGCAACAGCATGAAAACGTGAAAAGACCTCGTCATGGTCGATGTCTGCATCTCCTGTGATGACGATCCTCTTCTCGATTCTCGTCTCTGATATTCCTCCCTTCACCGTCTGACCGACAGAAAACAGGTACCTTTATATTCCCAGCTACAGTGTGTACTCACATCCGCAGCGCTGAGCTTCAACCTCCCTACGAAATCCCCAAAACAAACCGAGCAGATCAGCATTTACAGGGCAGCTTCCTCAGGCCAGGCCATGAGTGTCTAATAAAGCACAGACGGCTTCCCAGCATCCCTCAGTAAAACGGTTCAATCTACCAACAGGAAGAGACGAGCAGCcggaagcagctgctgaaacgtTGGCGTGCTCAGGAGGTCGACGACAGCCGCACCCTGACCTTTGTGATGTGTGTGGTCGTTGTGGTGCTGGTGGTTTCCGAGGTGATAGTCTGAGCGCTTAGCAACACCCCGGGGTCGGCATCACCGTTGGTGTCCGCCTGTCGGAGAAACAGCCAGGAAAGAGGGATGAAGGCCCTTGAAGATTTAGTGCAGAGAAGACAGCGGTGACAGATGACAGCGGTGACAGATGACAGCGTTGACGTCTTTCAGACGGTGCAGCACAGCCACCAACAGGAGGCCAGATGTGCCAGGAGAGACCTGTAGCGCTCAATCAGCCCTCAGTTCTGATCAGGGAACCTCTGAACAAACTAAATCAAAATAACCACCTGGAGATCATCTGGGCATCCCTGCAGAACTGCTTGTGAGGTGaaggagaaacgcatttcttcacgTGTTTGTGCTCTGGAGCACAGAGGTTTACGTTTTAATGTAACGACTTTCTAAAGTTATAAACGCGACTTTGTTATGCATTTTCCACAgcgactattgatgacgtcatggAGTGGTAGTGGAAGACTATTTTGGAGGCTGAACGTTGGGGTAGGGAAAGAGTGTCAAATGAGGTGACATGTGATTCTGTAAGTTTTCTCTAATAATAAAGCTCTGGCCTCCCATATGTAGAATTTTTACATAAATGGAAGCAAACACTCAGAGCCACAGTGATGTCATCTTCTGGGGGCAGAGTCATTTACagaacaactttttttcccatcaaaCCGGATGTatgaaggtttgttttttttccagcagtaGAAAAGGTCAACATTTTACTTTGCTGTGGTTTATTCTCACTCATGGTGCCTCCGAATGCTTTCCTGTTCTAGACGGTGTTTCTGTTTCTTACATCTGCAGCAGCCTCATAGGTGATGGTCTTGgtttctgtgtggatcacaGGTACGTCCTTGGTGGCTGCTTCCACAGAGTCCAGAGGCTGGAGGACAGAAGAACAGAAGAGGTTCAGGTCAGTGCCTGCAGAGCACAGCCAGTTCTAAAAATCCTCCTGAGCTGCCTCCTTTAAACTGGATGGTTCTGTTCTTAAAATGATGTACATGAAATCAAATGACTTCAATAAGCACCGCGTTCTAACAAACCGAGCCAAAGAGTCAGAAAGGAGCAGACATGTGGGCTTTAATTAGGAGCGTCTAATTTAGTAAAGCGGGGCTCAGAGGAATGCAAATCACAAGGTTCTGATCAGCGTCTGCACCACATCACACTAAAGGCCATCTGATCTGCTCAGCTCGCCCAAAGCCAAGGCTCTGAGACACACGCCTGGTTTTCCGGTGGAGCTGCTCTCTGGTGGCTGGTGGCAGGCCCAGCCACCAGGAGGGGTGCTGAGATGACAGAGCTGAGGCTCATGACGAGCTGATGCTGGAGTGGATGTAAGAAGCTCAGAGTTTCCTGGAGCCGTTTCCAGCGTTTGCCTCCTTTTCACCAACACGCCAGTGTTGCAGGTTCACGTCTTCCCTGTCATGCGTCGTCTCCTCCACTTAGCTTTTAACCTCTGGGCAGATTGTTTAGGGCAGATTTCTGTGAGTTTTATTGTGCTCACTGCAGATGTGGTTTAAATACTTCACAAAACCCCCATATCCCTCAGCCTCGTCTTCCTCCTGAACCAAAATCAGCTCCTCTGACTCTACAGTCTGACGAGTCCATAACTGGGAGCATCATCTCCTGAGCTGCAGGTTTCTGAACATGATGCACATCATCTCTGTGTGCTGGGAAGATAGCGCAGCGTCAGCAATCGTCACTTTCCCAATCATTTCCCATCATACCCAGCGGTTTGCTTGGCTGAAAGGAGCAGCCTCTCCTCATCATTTACTCACCATTTGCCCAGCTGTCTTGCCAGGTGCTGCTCCTGTTTCCGTGGCAACCGCTGTCTTCTCTTGGCCAGGTGGCCCCTGTGAATGATAAATGTACAGTTAAGTGATGTGTCATGAACCCAGCATCACGGGGCAGGTTTACTGTTGGTTTGAGATTAAAGAGCATCACATTTAAAGAGTTTATCAGAGAGCTGTGGTCACCTGCTGAGGGGAGGAAACGCGTCCCGGCGTAGAATGATGACATACAGGGACAGATGGACAcaagaacagagagaaaagtAAGGAAAGGAAAGGCAAACATCTTGATGGAGCGCAAAAGATGAACTGAGAGGGGGGGTAAACTGAGGAGGAATGAAGTTATTGTATGGAAAACCATTAAGCAGCTTAACAGAAATGATCAAATGATCAAAGCCACGTGTGGAAATTTTTAGTTCTGCTTCTAGAGCAGACGAAATGTCTTTGCTGGGACATCCATACAATTTTCTTAAGTGGTCTTTGGGTGGGGGAGGAGGTGGGGGTATGAGCAGGACAAAAGGGAACAGCACCCTGGCAGGCCTGGGAAGTCCCTCCCCCAGGGAGATGATAAGAGCACCGACAAAGAAAAATGGTTTGAGCAAAACGGCGGAGCAATCAAAAGCTCCtcagaactcctgccgctcagGTGTGACGGCGGTTCAGGTGCCAACACAAACTCAAACGTGAGAAAAGCCAGGAGCCTGGTTGCAACAGAAACTGGTCGAGCTGCGGGTGTGGGCGGGAAGGGCCGTTAGCCATGCTCGGGGCCTGAAAACACTGCTGTTAGGCcggatctgctgctgctggagcaaATGAATGAGGGCAGGCAGCACGTGGAGCTGGTGGAGGTGTTGGGTTTTGCTTTCATACCACCACTAAAGGCATAGCGGAAGATTCAGAAACTGTCATCCGAGTCGGGCTGGACTTCAGTCTCGCACTGATGACCTCTGAGGCTTCGGTCTTCACCTCCTCTGAAATCCACGAGGCCATTGCCTTTTTGGGGGAGTCCAGGCCTCTAACATGATTCATGTCACCACCTTTCATCTCCTCCGTCAGACTCAACAATTTCACAACTGCATTGTGGGTAAAAATGTCCTCTGGGGCAATTTCTGCTTCTTTACACAAAAGGAACCTTTGGTTCTTGTCAGCTTCCAGCTCTTCAGGGCCAAcggcctcctcttcctcgtcaaCCAAAGCACTCATCACTCCGCCCTCGGAGTCCGCTTGGTCCTCCGCCTCCTTCAGGATAATGAGCGTGCCTTTCTTGTCAGTGATGGCCTGCGACACTTCCTGTCTCACAGCCCCAGGGCTCAGCCTCAACACAGACGTCTCCGACACCTCCTCCTGAGAGTCTGGGGTTTTCTCCTCAACCTCCTCCCTCAAGGTCCCGTCCAGGAAAACGTCGTCGTCCATTGTGGTCGACAAGCTAATCCCGTGGGGCCCCGAGGAGGTGACCCCCTCTGTGACGACGCTGTCCGGTACGACTTTGACCAGATATCCTGCTGCCTGGGGAGACACGTGATTTGTTGGAGACGGACAGAGAGGAAGACACAACAATCACAAAGAAACGTCACGCCAAACACACAGATCCACTCGCACTTCTGCTTCCACTGGCAAAGACGTGACGTCGCTCTGAAAAGAGAGGACTGAAGATGCCAGCGTCTAACGAATTTTATACGCTGATGGGAGAAAGAAAAGGGTCAATTAAAAAGAAGAACCCAGAGGCTCTTCTTGTAAACATCCCTGCAGACTGGAGGCCTCGTACTTTTGGAGCTAGAAGACGGCAGACGAGAAACGGCAAATGAGATCGAATGGAAAGCAGCTTACCTCTGTGCCTTTAGGTCCCACCTCCTCTTTCCGCTCTGCTCCAGACTGCTGATCATCTTTGGTCTGCAAAAAATGAAGTGAACTTAAAAAACCTTCTAAAACAAGGAAGTTCTGGATCCTAAAAATGAACAGCAGAGACAGCGTTTGCAGCCTGAGGGGTTTTTCTTACATCCTAATGGAGGAGATTTGATTAAACTGAAATCAGCGCAAAACTACGGACTTCCCCAAGTATTAAAATGCCTGATTTTATAAACAACTAGAGCTGATGAAACAGAGAAATGTTGGCAgagggaacaaaaaaaacactcaacgTGCATCCAACTATGCAGACAAAGACAGTTTCATTATCAGGAGACGATCTGCACTTTGAGATGCTGTCAGATGCGTTTGTACAGGTTCCTCTCAGAATTCAGTTACAGAGAAAAATAACAACTTTGTCAAATGAGACCTAACTGCATATTAGAAATGAGAAGTCACGTGTGCTGATGCAGAAAGGAGAAACTTCATGTAAAGGAAGTAAGCAAAGATCAGACGAAGGGGAAGTAAACCTGGAATCGAATCAAACGAGGCTCCATTCTGAGAGAACGCGCTTCTGtcagggatttaaaaaaaaactgatttccgGCTTTGGCCatagtttactttaaaaattctTTTAAGAAGGCAGAAGCAGCAGCTAAATTTAGAGGAGAACctctgtgctgctccttcgCAACTAAATATGGATGAGTTCTGACACTGCCTTTCAAACTGGGCTTATGTTGAAGGTCTCTGTCAAGACGGCTCAGGAAGTTTCCAGGACAGCCTAGGTTGTCATGTGTTGATAACCATAAAAGAAAGGACTTAAAACTCCTTCATTCTGGCACTTTTATGAAACTGTTAAGCTGCGTTAAGCTGAGAGAGAAAAACAGCACGATCCCGACATCCGCATCTGCTCCTCTAAGCCTCCCTGCAGCCCGGTCCAACACTGCTCCCATTGTTTTCCTCCCGTCTCCTTGGTGACGTCATGCCTCACAACCATGCCATCATGCTGTCTGCGTCCGCTTACGTCCTGCGGCTCCAGCGGCTCGATCATCGGGGCTTCGTCTGATCTGGGTGAGCGCAGAGGGGATGAGGAGAGTCTCTTCTCCCACTCTGTTGGGCCTGGCGTGCTGCTGCCCGCGGTTTCCAGGAAGGAGCGTTTCAGCTCGCTGATGTTTGTCTGGTGCTTGGCCACCTCTGGCAAAGGCTCTGTGTCCTAAAGTGGCCGACGAACCGTGATTAAAGGAGATGAGCTCGGGCAAAGCGCCATGCTTTCTGTTCTGCAGCGTGCGGAGCATCTGCAGAGATGCTGAGCTGCACACATGCAGCTTAGAAGGGCTCTGCTAACAAACTGAAAACATCTACAGGCACAAAAACGTCACAATAACAGCAAAACAGCTGCCTACGAGGCAATGACCAAACATGGTCTTAAATGCAGCAGCACAGTTAAGACCTGCTCAACCTGATGAAAATAAAGGGTTGCATGCACGGGTTTGGTTAGGCACAACACTCCCAAATCTCCTCTTCTTCTAGAAGAGCTTCtattttatttgtgatacaAGATATTTACGATATATTAGAATATGAGAAGAGTTTATTCACACCACAAGCAGAGTCCAGTACAGGCAGGTAGGCTGGAGAAGAGGAAATATTTCCCTTTTTCTAATCGGTTAGGATttttcatagctgaaaggaaccAGCATGCATTATTCGGTTATGCACGACCTGCTCACCAACCTCTAGCATCAGATTGCTATGCCTGATAAAAACGTTTTCCCCCTTTACTCGTCTTATGAAACTATACTGCAGAGAGACAGAGGGGGAAAGGATTCGTCATGACAGGTGAAGAACAGAGAAATGGGAGCCTTGTCTTCCAGAGAACGACTGTAAACAAATGTTACGAAGGaagaaaacattacaaaaggaaaaaaaaggtaaaacaggCCTCCGGCGTGAGGTGGTGGGAccttaaaaaagtgtttatggAAGGAGCCACACCCCTGCAGCCGCCTGTGAGGTGAGCGCAGGCAGGAACAAAAAAGGTCACTTTTGTGTCTGATCACAAAAGCATAGACTAATAGCAGGCAAGCACAAAAGAACAGCACAAAGTGATCGatgggagattttttttttttggtgcggCTTCCAGGCCTCCAGGCGAGGCCGGTCTACCTGAGTCTGCGTCTCAGATTCCTCATCTGCTTCCGACTGATGGCGGATAAAGAGCAGAGCACACAGACAGTGAGACGAGGCAGTAGCACGttgttagaaaagaaaaacgtcTGATGAGAAACTAGCAAAACGGAGGCAGCACTTAAGTGCAAGGAGCTCAGAGAGACAACATGAAGAGCAAGAAACAGCTGAACTGTGAGCAGCATTCGTCCACTCACAGCCTCCAGCATCCTGGAGGTCTGTGCAGCTTTAGCTTCAAGCTGCTGACATGAGCTTCTACTGAAACTCTTAGCAATGAGTCTAAAGGGATAAGATGAcctcttttgacttttttcaaagCTACAAGTAAAAGATCAAACAGCATGCATTCACGTttttaagggcctatatcatgcaaaatcaactttttgagcatCTAAGCATTTCGTTTTAGTTCATTGTTCATTACTTAATGGGTCCTTCCtaccaggaagagtctgtgctgtcagccccgcccccagactaacacacacgcccattttctcagtggagctagcggtgattggctaaactctttccttttatttgaacAATATGCATGTGCATCTTTggaaaagttcagatttttgttttagagaaactgcagaggccggctctaggatgacATCACGAAAtcggcggcacccacaaggagagaaaggcggagcctcagagattgagttgtCTTACTCCCCGGTAAGAAgattagctgcaaaaataactcatatttcataaaaaactgATTCTTTGGTgtgtcaaaggtaatatatgatcataaATGTGGAtacagtttactctgaaaggcttaacagcaggatataggccctttaatacactgacagtgatttaaaacagaaaaatgcttaaaaatccTCTTTAGAGAGCCAAAAGTATCACAACTCACTATTTATTCCATttatagacaaaaaaataaagctgcctTCAAAACATTTCACATCAAAGCTTGAACTAAAACCATCTGGAGACTGCAGTTTGCAGCAATACAGTAACAGCATAATGGATTCATGGACTCGTTTTCAACTTTAAAGACAGTGAAAACAGCCAAAACTAAGAACAATTCAGTCgacaatgggaaaaaaaaggagcaccATACGTTACATGCATGACGTGCAGAACTGAAAGTGCATGCATCACTCCtaaaatttcaataaatgtCACAGACTAATGTGAGGCCCGCGTGTTTGGCTTAAAATACAAACCTCTGTCACAGTAATGTCTCCATCAAAGGCAAAGTCAGTACGTTCGCTGTCCGTCTGCTTCCGCAGAACAAACCAATCCAAGGGGCAAGCAGGGAAAAAAACCAGAAGGACCCAACTTGTAAACGTGCAAATATGTCATTTCTGTCAGGAAAGCGTCTTCATAACCACAAATGGAACAAATGGGAATGTTCTGACTGCTGGAACTGTGAGCAACACATCATCAGACAAGAACAGCAGAGGAACTGGAAGCAAACAAAACGactaaatgcaaatgaaacaaacaagcaaaacagaCTCAGAGGAAGATGAAACCATCAATCAGTCACTTAGATCGATCGttgatgaagatttttttcaatttggagAGCGCCTGGTTTTCTCCACAGCCATGAGGGTTCAGGGTCGGAAACATGAACACTTCACAACCTCCCTCCTCCCTGAGACGTGCCGCGGTCGCTCCGCTTCACCGCGCCTCACGCTGCATTGATCAGATGGAGGGGAGTGgccagatggaaaaaaacattccacAAACATCTAGCTGGGTTTGCTCTCCACTTCTGCTGCTTTGCTGGAGCCGGACGGCGCCGCTGAGAGACTGATTGCATGAGTGAAAGTGGCTGCAAACATGGACAGGTCTTGCATGCAGCTGATGGTCTGAGGTGCAcaccatggtggtggtggtggtggggtgacTCTAACCCTTATATTAAGGTAACAGCGAGATGTGTTAGGCGCTGACATCACTCTGCAGATAATGAGATTATACCGGAACGACTTTATTTTAGGGGAGTTAAAAGAAAGGGTGGCGATTTTGTGACTAATCCTTCCTAAGGTGGAGCAGCCAATGAAATGGTGAGACTTGCAGCTCAACCTCTGTAAGGCGGCGATGCAGATGATGAGGTTTGCTACAGGATGGGAGCATGACTGGGCAGAGAGTGGGACACTGGGACACACACACTGTCTGCAGGTCAGCTCTGAACAGGTGAAACAGGACAGTTATGGAGTTAGGTGGAGTAAACAGACCGCCGTGGGCGGGCATTGGTGTAGACAGGCGTACGCAcacacctcctcttcctctgaacTGTCATGGTCATGGTAGCCCTGGGCTATGGAGGCGGTCAGGGAGGCTGCCTTGGGCTCCAGGTAGCAGAGGCACAGAGCCAGGGGAAAGGAGAGGGTGAGAGCGTAGGGTACAGAGAAGGAggtggagaggaggaagaagaagatgaagaggaagcaGGGAATGAGCGATGGGGACTTAATGGGCAGGAAGTTTTGCGCGCAGTGGGGGAGGAAGCTCATCTCAGAAAGGTCTGGAAAGGTGATGTAACCATCGTCATCCAGGATGgatgacaggtgaggcaggtGTAGGGAGAAGGAGAAGAGCGTGCCACTGCGGCTTTTGCCCTGCTCCAGCCTTTGCTTTCGCGCCGAAAGCAAGAGCTCCTGCTCCTCCAGCAGAGCGGCTTTGCGGTCGGCGCGAGCCTGCCGGCGGCGGCACCCGATGCCGCCTTTGGCTGGACTGACTGATGAAGCCCTCTTATGGGCGCTCTCCCGGCGCCTCCGCCGCACTTTGGTGGACAGAACAGGAGATGACGGCAACGAGAGCTCAGAGCGGAGCGGGTCGGCTGTGTACGCATGAAGGGGGCGCTGATGGAAGGAAAGGTCAACCGAAGCGCGACGTGTGCGTCGGTGAGGAGAAGCAAAATGGGGAGGAGATGAATGCACACCAGcacgcacgtgtgtgtgtgtgttgtggggTCAAAGGAAGgacaagggaaaaaaagcaattagtAAAGCGTACACAAGATGAGAAGCAGTCAGACCTAACCTACAGCAGCGGCATGTaaaggattttttaaagaaaagaaaattaagaaggTTTCCAAAAGCAAAACTGCCCCTTTATCCCACTGTTTATTTGACAGCCCCCCCTCCCAAAGTGAGAACAGCGCTGTGGGCGCCTGAATGCTGCAGAGGTGAGACGGCCGCTTACCTTTG
Coding sequences:
- the epb41l3 gene encoding band 4.1-like protein 3 isoform X17, translating into MTTESGSESKQPQENREAEKSKAAEEQTSPQNQPEKFPAAAGHSTPAKREQEQQREDQVSHRSSSSRLSKSPLRGVRKVKIMQCKVALLDGSDYTVDVEKRAKGQILFSKICEHLNLLEKDYFGITYRDIENQKNWLDPSKELKKQIRNGPWNFAFNVKFYPPDPSQLSEDITRYYLCLQLRDDVVSGRLPCSFATHTVLGSYTVQSELGDYDPEEMASDYVSELRLAPNQTKELEEKVMELHKTYKGMTPAEAEMHFLENAKKLSMYGVDLHHAKDSEGVEIMLGVCASGLLIYRDKLRINRFAWPKILKISYKRNNFYIKIRPGEFEQFESTIGFKLPNHRAAKRLWKVCVEHHTFFRLVSPEAPQKKFLSLGSKFRYSGRTQAQTRRASSQIIRPAPFFERTSSKRYNMSRSLDGATIAENHDTLMKDSTAGGDTKAAAIITTVTTEREEKTEQEDAQKNSTDTHEAGATSQEPKRPLHAYTADPLRSELSLPSSPVLSTKVRRRRRESAHKRASSVSPAKGGIGCRRRQARADRKAALLEEQELLLSARKQRLEQGKSRSGTLFSFSLHLPHLSSILDDDGYITFPDLSEMSFLPHCAQNFLPIKSPSLIPCFLFIFFFLLSTSFSVPYALTLSFPLALCLCYLEPKAASLTASIAQGYHDHDSSEEEETDSERTDFAFDGDITVTESEADEESETQTQDTEPLPEVAKHQTNISELKRSFLETAGSSTPGPTEWEKRLSSSPLRSPRSDEAPMIEPLEPQDTKDDQQSGAERKEEVGPKGTEAAGYLVKVVPDSVVTEGVTSSGPHGISLSTTMDDDVFLDGTLREEVEEKTPDSQEEVSETSVLRLSPGAVRQEVSQAITDKKGTLIILKEAEDQADSEGGVMSALVDEEEEAVGPEELEADKNQRFLLCKEAEIAPEDIFTHNAVVKLLSLTEEMKGGDMNHVRGLDSPKKAMASWISEEVKTEASEVISARLKSSPTRMTVSESSAMPLVVSTPGRVSSPQQGPPGQEKTAVATETGAAPGKTAGQMPLDSVEAATKDVPVIHTETKTITYEAAADADTNGDADPGVLLSAQTITSETTSTTTTTHITKTVKGGISETRIEKRIVITGDADIDHDEALAQAIKEAKEQHPDMSVTKVVVHKETEITPEGED
- the epb41l3 gene encoding band 4.1-like protein 3 isoform X4, coding for MTTESGSESKQPQENREAEKSKAAEEQTSPQNQPEKFPAAAGHSTPAKREQEQQREDQVSHRSSSSRLSKSPLRGVRKVKIMQCKVALLDGSDYTVDVEKRAKGQILFSKICEHLNLLEKDYFGITYRDIENQKNWLDPSKELKKQIRSKESNGPWNFAFNVKFYPPDPSQLSEDITRYYLCLQLRDDVVSGRLPCSFATHTVLGSYTVQSELGDYDPEEMASDYVSELRLAPNQTKELEEKVMELHKTYKGMTPAEAEMHFLENAKKLSMYGVDLHHAKLVGSLSECLALDEEEDSEGVEIMLGVCASGLLIYRDKLRINRFAWPKILKISYKRNNFYIKIRPGEFEQFESTIGFKLPNHRAAKRLWKVCVEHHTFFRLVSPEAPQKKFLSLGSKFRYSGRTQAQTRRASSQIIRPAPFFERTSSKRYNMSRSLDGATIAENHDTLMKDSTAGGDTKAAAIITTVTTEREEKTEQEDAQKNSTDTHEAGATSQEPKRPLHAYTADPLRSELSLPSSPVLSTKVRRRRRESAHKRASSVSPAKGGIGCRRRQARADRKAALLEEQELLLSARKQRLEQGKSRSGTLFSFSLHLPHLSSILDDDGYITFPDLSEMSFLPHCAQNFLPIKSPSLIPCFLFIFFFLLSTSFSVPYALTLSFPLALCLCYLEPKAASLTASIAQGYHDHDSSEEEEQTDSERTDFAFDGDITVTESEADEESETQTQDTEPLPEVAKHQTNISELKRSFLETAGSSTPGPTEWEKRLSSSPLRSPRSDEAPMIEPLEPQDTKDDQQSGAERKEEVGPKGTEAAGYLVKVVPDSVVTEGVTSSGPHGISLSTTMDDDVFLDGTLREEVEEKTPDSQEEVSETSVLRLSPGAVRQEVSQAITDKKGTLIILKEAEDQADSEGGVMSALVDEEEEAVGPEELEADKNQRFLLCKEAEIAPEDIFTHNAVVKLLSLTEEMKGGDMNHVRGLDSPKKAMASWISEEVKTEASEVISARLKSSPTRMTVSESSAMPLVVSTPGRVSSPQQGPPGQEKTAVATETGAAPGKTAGQMPLDSVEAATKDVPVIHTETKTITYEAAADADTNGDADPGVLLSAQTITSETTSTTTTTHITKTVKGGISETRIEKRIVITGDADIDHDEALAQAIKEAKEQHPDMSVTKVVVHKETEITPEGED